One Chitinophaga parva DNA segment encodes these proteins:
- a CDS encoding efflux RND transporter permease subunit, translating to MFNKFIKRPVLAIVLSLVIIFMGILAINTLPVSQFPSIAPPMVVVSVAYPGASAKVLVESTLIPMEKAINGAPGMKYMTSDATSAGEATIQVIFDLGTDPNQAVVNVKNRIEQVTNRLPVLVQREGITVNYTSPNMLMYVNLYSKDKHADEKFLYNFAGVNILPEISRLKGVGSAKILGSRNFAMRVWLKPDRMRAYNISTDEVMAALSEQSIIGSPGRIGQSSGKRSQSLEYVLTYAGRYNKPEQYKDVVIRANPDGQLLHLGDIADVELGSEFYDIYSNMDGHPSAAITLKQTYGSNASDVIKEVKAKLEEIKANSFPPGMEYQISYDVSSFLDASIEKVVHTLAEAFVLVAIVVFLFLGDWRSTLIPTLAVPVSLIGAFIFMQLLGLTINLITLFALVLAIGIVVDNAIVVVEAVHAKMAEEDLSPYKATKKVLQEISGAIIAITLLMTAVFVPVAFMSGPVGIFYRQFSITMATAIVISGLVALTLTPVLCAMILKNHHGQPAKRSPIDRVLGAFNRWFERMTGRYAAFLGLIVNRRVVTFGLLGIFCVGIWATSRTLPEGFIPNEDQGMIYAIIQTPPGSTLERTNNIARQLQGIAEKVEGVQSVSALAGYEVLTEGRGSNAGTCLINLKNWSDRKHAVNEIIEELEEKAKVIPGATIEFFQPPAVPGYGAAGGFSLRLLDKTNTGDYAALGKVNQEFMAALRKRKELTGLFTFFAANYPQYELQIDNKAAMQKGVSIGKAMDNLSILIGSTYELGFIRFGTFYKVFVQASPEYRALPEDVLKLYVKNDRGEMVPYSAFMSIKKTQGLNEITRYNMYPAAAINGAPAAGYSSGEAIKAIQEVAKETLPRGYGIDWLGLSKDEAGRGNEALYIFLIVLAFVYMVLAAQYESFILPLAVVLSLPVGVFGAFVLLKCMGLSNDIYAQVGLVMLVGLLGKNAVLIVEFAVQKHQEGATILEAAIEGARVRFRPILMTSFAFIAGLVPLLFATGPGAIGNRTIGASSAGGMLLGTVLGVLLVPGLYYAFAKMAAGRKLIRDEEELPLTEDITYTKKQKKKLLTHNGNAAHSLNDKNGNHV from the coding sequence ATGTTCAACAAATTCATAAAAAGACCTGTGCTGGCCATTGTACTGTCGCTGGTCATTATTTTCATGGGCATACTGGCCATAAATACATTGCCGGTATCCCAGTTCCCGTCCATTGCGCCGCCTATGGTGGTGGTGAGCGTGGCCTATCCCGGTGCCAGTGCCAAGGTACTCGTAGAATCTACGCTCATTCCCATGGAGAAGGCCATCAATGGCGCCCCCGGCATGAAATACATGACTTCCGATGCCACCAGTGCCGGTGAGGCCACTATACAGGTGATCTTTGACCTGGGTACAGATCCTAACCAGGCGGTGGTAAATGTAAAGAACCGCATAGAGCAGGTAACCAACCGCCTGCCGGTGCTGGTGCAGCGGGAAGGCATCACGGTAAATTATACTTCCCCTAACATGCTGATGTATGTAAATCTTTACAGCAAGGATAAGCATGCGGATGAAAAGTTCCTCTACAACTTTGCAGGAGTGAATATCCTGCCGGAGATCAGCCGCCTGAAAGGGGTGGGGAGTGCCAAAATACTGGGTAGCCGCAACTTTGCCATGCGGGTATGGCTAAAGCCCGACCGCATGCGTGCTTACAATATCTCTACTGATGAAGTGATGGCAGCCCTGTCGGAACAAAGCATCATCGGCTCTCCCGGCAGGATAGGCCAAAGCTCCGGCAAGCGCTCCCAATCCCTTGAATATGTGCTCACCTACGCAGGCCGTTACAATAAGCCGGAACAGTACAAGGACGTGGTGATCCGCGCCAACCCGGACGGGCAACTGCTGCACCTGGGCGATATTGCGGATGTGGAACTGGGAAGTGAGTTCTATGATATTTATTCCAATATGGATGGTCATCCTTCTGCTGCTATTACCCTGAAGCAAACTTATGGTAGCAATGCCAGTGATGTGATCAAAGAGGTGAAGGCCAAGCTGGAAGAGATCAAAGCCAATTCCTTCCCGCCGGGCATGGAGTACCAGATCAGCTATGACGTGTCCAGCTTCCTGGATGCCTCCATTGAAAAGGTGGTGCATACCCTGGCGGAGGCCTTTGTACTGGTGGCCATCGTGGTGTTCCTCTTCCTGGGCGACTGGCGTTCCACGCTCATTCCCACGCTGGCTGTGCCGGTTTCGCTCATCGGCGCCTTCATCTTCATGCAGTTGCTGGGCCTTACCATTAATCTTATCACGCTGTTTGCTTTGGTGCTGGCTATCGGCATCGTGGTAGACAATGCCATCGTAGTGGTAGAGGCCGTGCACGCAAAAATGGCAGAAGAAGATCTCTCTCCCTACAAGGCCACTAAAAAGGTATTGCAGGAGATCAGCGGCGCTATCATTGCTATTACGCTGCTGATGACGGCTGTATTTGTACCGGTGGCCTTCATGAGCGGGCCGGTAGGTATTTTTTACCGGCAGTTTTCCATCACCATGGCCACGGCCATTGTTATCTCGGGGCTGGTGGCGCTTACGCTTACGCCTGTGCTTTGCGCCATGATCCTGAAGAACCATCACGGGCAGCCGGCAAAGCGTTCGCCCATTGACCGGGTGCTCGGGGCCTTCAACCGCTGGTTTGAACGGATGACCGGGCGCTATGCCGCCTTCCTGGGCCTGATCGTGAACCGGCGGGTGGTCACCTTTGGTCTGCTGGGCATTTTCTGCGTGGGCATCTGGGCTACGTCCCGCACCCTGCCGGAAGGATTTATCCCGAACGAAGACCAGGGCATGATCTATGCCATCATTCAAACGCCGCCCGGCTCCACGCTGGAAAGGACCAACAACATTGCCCGCCAGCTGCAGGGCATTGCGGAGAAGGTGGAGGGCGTGCAGTCTGTATCTGCACTGGCAGGTTATGAGGTGCTTACGGAAGGCCGTGGTTCCAACGCCGGCACCTGCCTGATCAACCTGAAAAACTGGTCGGACCGGAAGCATGCTGTGAACGAGATCATTGAAGAACTGGAAGAGAAAGCGAAGGTGATACCCGGTGCCACCATTGAGTTCTTCCAGCCCCCGGCCGTACCGGGTTATGGCGCCGCCGGCGGCTTTTCCCTGCGCCTGCTGGATAAGACCAATACCGGCGATTATGCGGCCCTGGGAAAAGTGAACCAGGAATTTATGGCGGCGCTGCGCAAGCGGAAAGAGCTCACGGGGCTCTTCACTTTCTTTGCGGCCAACTATCCGCAGTACGAGCTGCAGATCGATAACAAAGCGGCTATGCAGAAAGGCGTTTCCATTGGCAAGGCGATGGATAACTTGTCCATCCTCATTGGCAGTACGTATGAACTGGGCTTTATCCGCTTTGGTACTTTTTATAAAGTGTTTGTACAGGCTTCGCCGGAATACCGCGCGCTGCCGGAAGATGTGCTGAAGCTGTATGTGAAGAACGATCGCGGGGAAATGGTGCCTTATTCCGCTTTCATGAGCATTAAAAAAACACAGGGGCTCAATGAGATCACGCGGTATAATATGTACCCGGCAGCAGCTATCAATGGTGCGCCGGCCGCGGGTTACAGCAGCGGGGAGGCCATTAAGGCCATACAGGAAGTAGCAAAGGAAACACTGCCCCGGGGCTATGGAATAGACTGGCTGGGCCTTTCAAAGGATGAAGCCGGGCGCGGTAACGAAGCGCTGTATATTTTCCTGATCGTGCTGGCATTCGTGTATATGGTGCTGGCTGCACAATATGAAAGTTTTATCCTGCCGCTGGCAGTAGTACTCTCATTGCCCGTTGGGGTGTTTGGCGCATTTGTGTTGCTCAAGTGCATGGGCCTCTCCAACGACATTTACGCACAGGTAGGCCTGGTGATGCTGGTAGGCCTGCTGGGTAAGAATGCAGTACTTATCGTGGAATTTGCCGTGCAGAAGCACCAGGAAGGCGCTACTATCCTGGAAGCCGCGATAGAAGGGGCCCGCGTGCGTTTCCGCCCCATCCTCATGACCTCCTTTGCTTTCATTGCAGGCCTCGTTCCCCTGCTTTTTGCCACCGGGCCAGGCGCCATTGGCAACCGTACCATTGGTGCTTCCTCTGCCGGTGGCATGCTGCTGGGTACCGTGCTGGGCGTGCTTCTTGTGCCGGGGCTGTACTATGCCTTTGCAAAGATGGCCGCCGGCCGCAAACTAATCCGGGACGAAGAAGAGCTGCCACTCACGGAAGACATCACCTACACGAAGAAGCAAAAGAAAAAGCTGTTAACGCACAACGGGAACGCAGCACATTCACTGAACGACAAAAATGGGAATCATGTATAA
- a CDS encoding TolC family protein — translation MYNKRCRYRWMACLLLLYTACNVPKETVRRENRLVPDQYNSTQDTTNPAGVKWRDYFTDPDLIALIDTALEHNQELNILAQEIAVRNNEIREKKGEYLPFAGIKAGAGLDKVGRYTNIGAMEEATEIKPGKAMPDPLPDFMVAGYASWEADIWHKLHNAKKAALSRYLSSIEGRNFAVTNLVAEIAEAYYELLALDNQLEIVSRNVDIQTQALRIVKLQKEATQVTELAVRRFEAQVLHTQSLQYGIRQQITETENKINYLLGRYPQPIRRSSNSFDTLVPHVISAGLPSQLLANRPDIRQAELDLQAARLDVQAARARFYPAVGITASVGYQAFDPGYLLRTPASLLYGLAGDLAAPLVNRNAIRAAYSSANARQLQAVYNYERTVLKGYMEVYNQLSRISNLEKGYALKSRQVAALVHSVDIANTLFSATRADYMEVLMTQRDALESKFELVETRQQQLNAMVNIYRALGGGWK, via the coding sequence ATGTATAACAAAAGATGCCGTTATCGCTGGATGGCTTGCCTGCTGCTGTTGTATACAGCGTGCAACGTGCCGAAAGAAACGGTGAGAAGGGAGAACAGGCTGGTGCCGGATCAATACAACAGTACGCAGGATACTACCAATCCTGCCGGTGTAAAATGGAGGGACTATTTTACAGACCCGGATTTAATTGCACTGATAGATACTGCGTTGGAACACAACCAGGAACTGAACATCCTTGCACAGGAAATAGCCGTGCGCAACAACGAGATCCGCGAAAAGAAAGGCGAATACCTGCCTTTTGCGGGTATTAAAGCCGGTGCCGGCCTGGATAAAGTGGGGCGCTATACGAACATTGGCGCCATGGAAGAAGCCACGGAGATCAAGCCTGGTAAGGCTATGCCGGACCCCTTGCCCGATTTTATGGTGGCAGGCTACGCCAGTTGGGAAGCAGATATCTGGCATAAGCTGCACAACGCGAAGAAAGCAGCATTAAGCCGCTACCTGTCCAGTATAGAAGGGCGGAATTTTGCCGTGACCAACCTGGTGGCAGAAATTGCGGAAGCTTATTACGAATTACTGGCCCTGGACAATCAACTGGAGATCGTGAGCAGGAATGTGGACATCCAAACGCAGGCGCTGCGCATAGTGAAACTGCAGAAAGAAGCTACACAAGTGACCGAGCTGGCCGTGCGCCGCTTTGAAGCGCAAGTGCTGCATACACAAAGCCTGCAATATGGCATCCGCCAGCAGATCACGGAAACCGAGAATAAGATCAATTACCTGCTGGGCCGCTATCCCCAGCCCATCCGGCGCAGCAGCAATAGCTTTGATACGCTGGTGCCACACGTGATCAGCGCCGGCCTGCCTTCCCAACTACTGGCCAACCGCCCCGACATCAGGCAGGCGGAGCTGGACCTGCAGGCAGCCAGGCTGGATGTGCAGGCGGCCAGGGCCCGGTTCTATCCCGCTGTGGGCATCACTGCCAGCGTGGGCTACCAGGCCTTTGACCCCGGTTACCTGTTGCGTACGCCCGCATCCCTGCTGTATGGCCTGGCCGGCGACCTGGCAGCCCCCCTGGTGAACAGGAATGCGATCAGGGCTGCTTACAGCAGCGCCAATGCACGGCAACTACAGGCGGTATACAATTATGAACGCACGGTGCTCAAGGGATACATGGAAGTGTATAACCAACTGTCCAGGATCAGCAACCTTGAAAAAGGGTATGCCCTGAAATCCCGCCAGGTAGCGGCGCTGGTGCATTCGGTAGACATTGCCAATACGCTCTTCAGCGCTACCCGTGCAGATTATATGGAAGTGCTGATGACCCAGCGCGATGCACTGGAATCAAAGTTTGAATTGGTAGAAACCAGGCAGCAACAGTTGAATGCGATGGTGAACATTTACCGCGCACTGGGAGGAGGATGGAAGTAA
- a CDS encoding proline iminopeptidase-family hydrolase: protein MIFRRTGSLLLAAAVTLTISCHQSGSGTPGTDTGAAYLKDTTSGIKTGGIRMIPINTPHGKFNVWTKRIGNNPAVKVLLLNGGPGLTHEYLECFESFFPAAGIEFIYYDQLGCGNSDNPKDTSLFDLSRSVEEVEQVRKALHLDKGNFYLLGHSWGGILAAQYALKYQDRLKGLIISDMMMSCPAYDQYAKEVLAKQLDPKVLARIQTLEAQKKFDDPEYMGLLLPHFYTQHILRRPLNQWPEPVNRSLSKVNAAMYVTMQGPSEFGISGKLEKWDITKELPSLTVPTLFIGAQFDTMDPRHMEWASTQVKHGSYLYCPNGSHLCMWDDQTTYMTGVIKFIDGINDGQQQVKL, encoded by the coding sequence ATGATCTTCCGCAGAACCGGCAGCCTGTTACTGGCAGCCGCTGTAACGCTTACCATATCCTGCCACCAGTCTGGCAGCGGCACTCCTGGCACAGACACCGGTGCTGCTTATTTAAAGGATACTACCTCCGGCATTAAAACCGGCGGCATTCGAATGATCCCCATCAACACGCCCCATGGCAAGTTCAATGTATGGACCAAGCGCATTGGCAACAACCCTGCAGTCAAGGTATTGCTGCTCAATGGAGGCCCGGGCCTTACCCATGAATACCTGGAATGTTTTGAAAGCTTTTTCCCCGCCGCCGGCATTGAATTTATTTATTACGACCAGCTGGGCTGCGGCAACTCCGATAACCCAAAGGACACGTCCCTGTTCGATCTTTCCCGTTCCGTGGAAGAAGTAGAGCAGGTACGCAAGGCCCTCCACCTGGACAAAGGCAACTTCTACCTGCTGGGGCACTCCTGGGGCGGCATCCTGGCAGCACAATATGCGCTGAAATACCAGGACCGTCTCAAAGGCCTGATCATCTCCGATATGATGATGAGCTGCCCTGCCTATGACCAATATGCCAAAGAGGTACTGGCCAAACAACTGGACCCGAAAGTACTGGCCCGTATCCAAACACTCGAAGCACAAAAGAAATTTGACGACCCGGAATACATGGGCCTACTCCTCCCTCATTTCTACACCCAACATATCCTGCGTCGCCCCCTGAACCAGTGGCCGGAACCGGTGAACCGCTCCCTCTCTAAAGTGAATGCGGCCATGTACGTGACCATGCAAGGCCCCAGCGAGTTTGGCATCAGCGGCAAACTGGAAAAGTGGGACATTACCAAAGAACTGCCCAGCCTCACGGTGCCCACCCTGTTCATCGGCGCGCAGTTCGATACCATGGACCCCAGACACATGGAATGGGCTTCCACACAGGTAAAACACGGCAGCTACCTGTATTGCCCCAACGGCAGCCACCTTTGCATGTGGGACGATCAAACCACCTATATGACGGGTGTGATCAAATTCATTGACGGGATAAATGACGGGCAGCAGCAGGTGAAATTGTAA
- a CDS encoding porin family protein → MRHLFMLLLLLALTPALAQTHIDLGIKGGISIPNLHAGNSDNPINTGYSSRVGPDFGVHAEFHLTRHFSLQPQLEYSAQGGKKNGAQAFTPTAEQASQFPSGQVPQYLYANYKSEAKFNYLMVPILAKYGLDLSEHWRFYVGAGPFVSFLLNAKNVTSGSSMIYTDPAHTQPITPAPVSFDHTENIKDELKKTNVGIAGHVGFAYSFGRSSIFVEGGGNYGFIKIQRGETNGNNNTGAGNVDIGYAFRLR, encoded by the coding sequence ATGAGACACTTATTTATGCTGCTCCTGCTGTTGGCCCTTACGCCGGCGCTGGCGCAAACCCACATTGACCTTGGCATTAAAGGAGGCATCAGTATTCCCAACCTGCACGCCGGCAATTCAGATAATCCGATCAACACCGGCTATAGTTCCCGCGTGGGGCCTGATTTTGGCGTACATGCAGAATTTCATCTGACCAGGCATTTCTCCCTCCAGCCACAGTTGGAGTATTCCGCCCAGGGCGGTAAAAAAAATGGCGCGCAGGCTTTTACACCCACGGCCGAACAGGCCAGCCAGTTCCCGTCCGGCCAGGTGCCCCAGTATTTGTATGCCAACTATAAAAGCGAGGCGAAATTCAACTACCTCATGGTCCCTATCCTGGCAAAATATGGCCTGGACCTCAGCGAGCACTGGCGCTTCTATGTAGGCGCAGGCCCCTTTGTCAGCTTCCTGCTCAATGCCAAGAATGTAACAAGTGGCAGCAGCATGATCTACACGGACCCCGCGCATACCCAGCCCATTACACCGGCTCCTGTGTCTTTTGACCACACAGAAAATATCAAAGACGAACTGAAGAAAACCAATGTTGGCATCGCCGGCCACGTGGGCTTTGCATACAGCTTTGGCCGCAGCAGCATCTTTGTGGAAGGTGGCGGCAACTACGGCTTCATCAAAATACAGCGAGGGGAAACCAATGGGAATAACAACACCGGTGCCGGCAATGTAGATATCGGTTATGCTTTCCGCCTGCGGTAG
- a CDS encoding efflux RND transporter periplasmic adaptor subunit, whose translation MKRMLMLTGVVGLLCHTGCKPKQQEKEVETRLEVTSPLRKDTAINKEYVAQIRAIRHIELRAQEKGYLQKVFVDEGQYVKQGQLLFQIMPALYQAELQKAEAEVQLEDIELRNTQKLADSNVVAPNELAMARARLAKAQAEAALSKVHLQFTEVRAPFDGIVDRLMVKQGSLVNEDDLLTNLADNSRMWVYFNVPEAEYLDYKSKNNAAMPAVKLKMANKELFAYPGVVETIEGDFNNETGNIPFRATFPNPKGLLRHGETGDIEMEVPAKDALLIPQKATFEILDKKYVYVVGNDQRVHSREITIGASLEDLYVVTDGLEMQDKVLLEGLRKVKDNDKISYDFVDPAKVIGALKLPAE comes from the coding sequence ATGAAGAGGATGCTCATGCTCACCGGCGTGGTTGGCTTATTGTGCCATACCGGCTGTAAACCGAAGCAACAGGAAAAAGAAGTGGAAACCCGGCTGGAAGTGACCAGTCCCCTGCGGAAAGACACCGCTATTAACAAGGAATATGTGGCGCAGATCCGTGCGATCCGCCACATAGAGCTGCGTGCGCAGGAAAAAGGCTACCTGCAGAAAGTTTTCGTGGATGAGGGCCAGTATGTAAAACAAGGTCAATTGCTTTTCCAGATCATGCCCGCCCTGTACCAGGCGGAGTTGCAGAAAGCAGAAGCGGAAGTACAGTTGGAAGACATTGAGTTGCGCAACACCCAAAAGCTGGCGGACAGTAACGTGGTGGCCCCCAACGAACTGGCTATGGCCAGGGCACGGCTGGCAAAGGCCCAGGCAGAAGCCGCCCTTTCCAAAGTGCACTTACAGTTCACCGAGGTGCGTGCCCCGTTTGACGGCATCGTGGACCGCCTGATGGTAAAGCAAGGCAGCCTTGTAAATGAAGATGACCTGCTCACCAACCTGGCAGACAACAGCAGGATGTGGGTGTACTTCAACGTGCCGGAAGCTGAATACCTGGATTACAAAAGCAAGAACAATGCGGCGATGCCCGCAGTAAAACTGAAGATGGCCAATAAGGAATTGTTTGCCTATCCCGGCGTGGTGGAAACCATTGAAGGCGACTTTAACAATGAAACCGGCAACATCCCTTTCCGCGCCACTTTCCCCAATCCCAAAGGTCTGCTCCGGCATGGTGAAACCGGTGATATAGAAATGGAAGTGCCGGCAAAGGATGCACTCCTTATCCCCCAGAAAGCTACGTTCGAGATCCTGGATAAGAAATATGTGTACGTGGTGGGTAATGACCAGCGCGTGCACTCCCGGGAGATCACCATTGGGGCCAGCCTGGAAGACCTGTACGTGGTGACGGACGGCCTGGAAATGCAGGATAAGGTGCTGCTGGAAGGGCTGCGCAAAGTGAAGGATAATGATAAGATCAGCTATGATTTCGTAGACCCGGCAAAAGTGATCGGTGCACTGAAACTGCCGGCGGAATAA
- a CDS encoding TonB-dependent receptor domain-containing protein, with amino-acid sequence MKRIRSVLFFTWFSGLSIAAAQNVAVKGKVVDAQSHAPIEYASVALFRAGEAAPVAGNVSAANGAFTIRKTAPGHYQLKITFLGYQTLELSDVVVGNAPLDLGTIPLSPSGSMLREVGVSAQKAGLLNKIDKQRYDAGQFETAKGGSAIDVLKNLPSVAVNSQGDITVRGATGFMVLLNGKPVLADAQTVLSQLPANAIDHVELITAPSAKYDPDGRGGIVNIVTKKGAADGVTLTVNLQGGLPSTTDYNNLEKPQRYGADATVSFKQGKWDVSVGGNYTRNDNEGYREGNVYTKDFVRNTITRFPSTGERSFDRYNYAGRASVSFAADAHNVISAGFYSGKRYQARLADLLYHNTTADLTTNALISSTTYFNSNLQRKEGTFNLGNLDYTHIFANKSSLTASLQYEHDDLYGGTLNRNLQYPNTQDTIQFVNNPYRRPIGAVRGKLDHSINLGAGKLESGLQYRHDSQDGTFDYFVTPPTSQPDIDKFKGSTHAVNDIYSVYSQYSGKAGALEYNGGLRYEYATRTVRLSYDPSPHVLNLSNLFPSANLRYHLTQAWGLKAGYSRRVQRTSNLELNPIPEREHSETLEEGDPDLLPEFVDLAELGIDRTFKQGAFFGTLYYQHIQNPIQRLNSVYADTILNRVFTNAGSARLFGLEAGVNITPVKWWTLYLGANLYNYKIQGNISILDKPVTIANNDWAYSINGNATFQLDKTWSVQLNANYLSRRPTAQGQDGSFLVPNSAVRKSLMAGRLKIALLWQNMNMGILGANKQRITTYGPAFFTTTNYISETDVLMLNVSFSLNRFASKLKLPVSETGDREF; translated from the coding sequence ATGAAACGCATTCGCTCTGTTCTTTTCTTTACCTGGTTTTCAGGATTATCTATCGCTGCTGCCCAGAATGTTGCCGTAAAAGGCAAGGTCGTAGACGCGCAAAGCCATGCCCCCATTGAATATGCCAGTGTGGCCCTGTTCAGGGCAGGGGAGGCGGCCCCGGTAGCGGGCAATGTAAGTGCTGCCAATGGCGCATTCACGATCCGCAAAACAGCACCCGGACATTACCAGTTAAAGATCACTTTCCTGGGCTACCAGACCCTTGAGCTGAGCGATGTAGTGGTGGGCAATGCGCCCCTGGACCTGGGCACCATCCCGCTGTCGCCCTCCGGTAGCATGCTCCGGGAAGTGGGCGTATCTGCACAAAAAGCAGGTCTTCTCAATAAGATCGATAAGCAACGCTATGACGCCGGGCAATTTGAAACCGCCAAAGGCGGCTCCGCGATCGATGTGTTAAAGAACCTGCCATCGGTAGCTGTAAATTCACAAGGCGATATTACCGTGCGCGGGGCCACCGGCTTTATGGTGCTGCTGAATGGCAAGCCGGTGCTGGCCGATGCGCAGACCGTACTTTCCCAGCTGCCTGCCAATGCTATTGACCACGTGGAACTGATCACCGCACCTTCTGCCAAATATGATCCCGATGGCCGCGGAGGCATTGTAAATATTGTAACTAAGAAAGGCGCCGCGGACGGGGTTACGCTCACGGTAAACCTGCAGGGCGGCCTGCCCAGCACCACGGATTACAATAACCTGGAAAAGCCCCAACGCTATGGCGCCGATGCCACGGTAAGCTTTAAACAGGGCAAATGGGACGTGTCTGTAGGAGGAAACTATACTCGGAATGATAATGAAGGTTACCGCGAAGGCAATGTATATACGAAGGACTTTGTGCGCAATACCATCACCCGTTTCCCATCTACTGGTGAGCGCAGTTTTGACCGTTATAACTATGCGGGCCGTGCATCCGTAAGTTTTGCGGCCGATGCGCATAACGTGATCTCCGCCGGCTTTTACAGCGGTAAAAGATACCAGGCAAGGCTCGCAGACCTCCTGTACCATAACACCACAGCTGATCTTACTACCAATGCGCTGATTAGCAGCACCACTTATTTCAATTCAAACCTGCAACGGAAGGAAGGTACTTTCAACCTGGGCAACCTGGATTATACCCACATCTTTGCCAATAAGTCCAGCCTCACCGCCAGCCTGCAATACGAGCATGATGATCTTTATGGCGGTACCCTGAACCGCAATCTTCAATATCCCAACACGCAAGACACCATCCAGTTCGTAAACAACCCGTACCGGCGCCCCATTGGTGCAGTGCGCGGCAAGCTGGATCACAGCATCAACCTGGGCGCCGGCAAGCTTGAAAGTGGCCTGCAGTACCGGCACGACAGCCAGGATGGTACGTTTGATTATTTTGTAACACCCCCTACATCACAGCCAGACATCGATAAGTTTAAAGGCAGCACACACGCGGTCAATGATATTTATTCCGTGTACAGCCAGTACTCCGGCAAGGCCGGTGCGCTGGAATACAACGGTGGCCTGCGGTATGAATATGCCACCCGGACGGTGCGCTTGTCTTACGATCCAAGCCCGCATGTCCTTAACCTGTCTAACCTGTTCCCATCGGCCAATCTACGCTATCACCTTACACAGGCATGGGGCCTGAAAGCCGGGTACAGCAGGCGGGTACAGCGTACCAGTAACCTGGAGTTGAACCCTATCCCGGAGCGGGAACATTCTGAAACGCTGGAAGAAGGAGACCCGGACCTGCTGCCGGAGTTTGTAGACCTGGCAGAACTGGGCATAGACCGTACGTTCAAGCAGGGCGCTTTCTTTGGTACGCTGTACTATCAGCATATTCAAAATCCTATCCAGCGCCTGAACAGTGTGTATGCCGATACGATCCTGAACCGCGTGTTCACCAACGCGGGCAGCGCACGCCTCTTTGGCCTGGAAGCCGGTGTGAATATAACGCCGGTTAAATGGTGGACGCTGTACCTGGGTGCTAACCTGTACAATTATAAGATCCAGGGCAATATCTCCATCTTGGATAAGCCGGTTACAATCGCGAATAACGACTGGGCCTATTCCATCAATGGTAATGCTACTTTTCAGCTGGATAAAACGTGGAGCGTGCAGCTGAATGCCAATTACCTGTCCAGGCGCCCCACCGCACAGGGGCAGGACGGATCGTTCCTCGTGCCTAACAGTGCGGTGCGGAAAAGCCTGATGGCCGGGCGTTTGAAGATTGCCCTGCTGTGGCAGAATATGAACATGGGCATCCTGGGAGCTAACAAGCAGCGGATCACCACTTATGGCCCGGCATTTTTTACCACTACCAATTATATTTCAGAAACGGATGTGTTGATGTTGAACGTGAGTTTTAGCCTGAACCGCTTTGCCAGTAAGCTAAAGCTGCCGGTGAGTGAAACGGGGGACCGGGAGTTTTAG